A part of Vulpes lagopus strain Blue_001 chromosome 4, ASM1834538v1, whole genome shotgun sequence genomic DNA contains:
- the SLC25A46 gene encoding solute carrier family 25 member 46 gives MHPRRPDGFDGLGYRGGARDEQAVGGAFPARPFGSASDPTHWVTSPPDIPGSRNLHWADRSPPYGAPGPSTPLDGPEQPCPGGGGGGGGGAPGRSSEQLNRFAGFGIGLASLFTENVLAHPCIVLRRQCQVNYHARHYHLTPFTVINIMYSFNKTQGPRALWKGMGSTFIVQGVTLGAEGIISEFTPLPREISHKWNPKQIGEHLLLKSLTYVVAMPFYSASLIETVQSEIIRDNTGILECIREGIGRVIGLGVPHSKRLLPLLSLIFPTVLHGVLHYIISSVIQKFVLLILKRKTYSSHLAETTSPVQSMLDAYFPELIANFAASLCSDVILYPLETVLHRLHIQGTRTIIDNTDLGYEVLPINTQYEGMRDCINTIRQEEGVLGFYKGFGAVIIQYTLHAAVLQITKIIYSTLLQNSV, from the exons ATGCACCCGCGGCGCCCGGATGGCTTCGACGGCTTGGGCTaccggggcggggcccgggacGAGCAGGCTGTGGGCGGCGCCTTCCCCGCGCGGCCGTTCGGCTCGGCGTCCGACCCGACCCACTGGGTGACCAGCCCCCCGGACATCCCCGGGAGCCGCAACCTGCACTGGGCCGACCGGAGCCCGCCCTACGGCGCGCCCGGGCCCTCCACGCCGCTCGACGGCCCGGAACAGCCGTGtcccggaggcggcggcggcggcggcggcggggcgccaGGGCGGAGCAGCG aGCAGTTGAATAGATTTGCTGGATTTGGTATTGGCCTTGCAAG tCTCTTTACCGAAAATGTACTGGCCCATCCTTGCATTGTTCTACGCCGCCAATGTCAG GTTAATTATCATGCCCGGCATTACCATCTCACTCCATTTACAGTGATCAATATTATGTACAGCTTCAATAAAACTCAG ggACCGAGGGCCCTTTGGAAAGGAATGGGAAGTACGTTTATTGTCCAGGGAGTCACACTTGGAGCAGAGGGAATAATAAGTGAATTCACACCTTTACCAAG ggagatttcacataaatggaatcctaaaCAAATAGGAGAACACCTTCTGCTGAAATC CCTGACTTACGTGGTGGCAATGCCTTTTTATTCAGCAAGTCTAATTGAAACAGTACAG agtgaGATAATTCGAGATAACACTGGAATTTTGGAATGTATAAGAGAAGGAATTGGAAGAGTGATTGGCCTTGGAGTGCCTCATAGCAAACGACTGCTCCCACTTCTTTCCTTGATCTTCCCTACGGTGCTGCATGGGGTTCTTCATTACATCATCAGCTCAGTCATTCAGAAGTTTGTCCTACTGATTCTAAAGAGAAAGACTTATAGTAGCCATCTAGCTGAGACCACTAGCCCGGTGCAGAGTATGTTGGATGCTTATTTTCCAGAACTGATTGCTAACTTTGCTGCCAGTCTTTGCTCTGATGTTATACTTTACCCATTGGAAACAGTTTTGCACCGCCTTCACATTCAAGGAACACGCACAATCATTGACAATACAGACCTTGGCTATGAAGTGCTTCCAATTAACACACAGTACGAGGGAATGAGAGACTGTATCAATACTATAAGGCAGGAAGAAGGAGTGCTTGGTTTTTATAAGGGGTTTGGTGCTGTTATAATACAGTACACACTGCATGCAGCTGTTCTACAGATTACCAAAATTATTTACTCCACCCTTCTTCAAAATAGCGTTTGA